Below is a genomic region from Neomonachus schauinslandi chromosome 2, ASM220157v2, whole genome shotgun sequence.
taatacattatatgttaaaaaaaaaaagaagaagaagaagaagatagcaggaagggaagaataaaaggggggaaatcagagggggagacgaaccatgagagactatggactctgagaaacaaactgagggttctagaggggagggggttggggggatgggttagcctggtgatgggtattaaagagggcacgttctgcatggagcactgggtgttatatgcaaacaatgaatcatggaacactacataaaaaaaaaaaaaaaactgaaatcagaTGGTAGTTTTCATACAAATGTCTATAACTCTGATCTGGAGGTCTTATGCAATCTTTCGTTGTGATctgcaaaaaataaatcaagcttTGTTTCTAATACCTGAAAAATGTGCCCAAGTCAGTTACACATACATTGCTCTGCAAAGTTAACATAGGTGATgtaaattaacttttttcttcttttaggaaaGCCTTAATAGACATCAATACTTGAATTCTCTATTCCCTCGTGAAAACTCCAGTGCCGTCTATGGAATAAatcaattttcttatttgtttccaGAAGAGTTTAAAGGTACAGTGTGATTGTGCTCCTAGTTGTTTGGTTTCCTGATTTTGATTAGTTTccttaatttttgaggaactgtttcATTGTGAATCTAGTAAACTGAGtcataattaacatttattaaatactgaatgtcaagggcgcctgggtggctcagttggttaagcgactgccttcggctcaggtcatgatcttggagtcccgggatcgagtcccacatcgggcttcctgctcggcagggagtctgcttctccctctgaccctcctccctctcatgctgtttctcattctctctctctcaaataaataaataaaatcttctaaaaaaaaataaaaataaataaaataaataaataaatactgaatgtCAAGCATGTAAATTCCTGCCTACTGTCTTCTAATTGTTGCTTAAGATCTAAATGTTATCATTATAGATGTTTCCATGTGGCTGTAAGGGCCAATGTTTCATCCCTTCTGCATTTTTTAGTGCTATTTCTATTCTAGACATCCATAGTTTTATGCGTTATAATAAAGCTAATGATGTCAATTATACTCATTTTTATCACTGACCGAGTTCTATCAGACCAGTCATTTTATGTGGCAGCTCCAGTCctgttgtaggaattctttagcTTTCAGTGAGTCCATTTCAAGTTATgaaaaagcataaaggaaaatcACAGGTTCTACTAGAAAGCTACTGTTTGTGTTTGAAAAATTCCTCCAAAAAAAATCCCAGGGGACCTTCCCTATAACATAATGTtgtctgtcttttcatttcctgtttctattcagctatttatttgagaagcaaatcttccagattgcccagatACCCAGCAGAGGTGCAAACATCCGTACCCAATGTGTCTTTACCATTAAGATTTGACTGGCGGGACAAGCGTGTTGTAACCCAAGTGAGGAACCAGCAGACTGTGAGTTTtagggttgttttgttgttgttgttctttttaaagtcaTCTTAGCATGCATGGGAAGTCACCTTTGAGGTCCAGTTCAATCAAACTTGTAATGGAAGCCATCATTTCTCTGGGTAAAATCACACTCCGATTATCCAGAAATGACAATGAAGGGAGAAACTCTGGTGAAATGAGAGGCAGATGTCAAGGccgacgctttttttttttatatatagattttatttatttgagagggagagggagagagagcgcaagtgagagcacatgagtagagggagggagaagcaagcttcccactgaggagggaacccgatgtggggctcgatcccaggaccccgggatcatgacctgagccgaaggcagacgcttaaccgactgagccacccaggcgccccaaggccgacttttattttaaaaataaacgtacccctctgcacccccattGGCATAGGGAATGTCAGCTGACCAGGGAAAATCGACCCCCTAACCGCAGGGATATAGTCTCAATTTATCTGCATTGGAAACCTCACCAGGTCATTCAGCCTGCCCATGTATAGTGTTTTAGACCAAGCAATTTCTCAGTCACTGTCTAGTTAGGATGATCCTTTCCTTCGTCTCAGATTATACgcctgttgtttttttaaatatacctttTGTTATGATTTAAGTTTTACCACCAAATCGTTTGCTTTACTATTGAATTCATAATGAAGAGTGAACTAGTCAGAAACAGAATCCTTccaaaaaatgtctattttgtatTAAAGGAATACAATTTAATTAGTAATCTTGAGTTAAAGGAGTATATGGGAGAAATATTTTTGAGCAGAAACTGCCTTCCTGGACGAGCTATGGGAAGGTAAACTAATGCTAGCTGGAGGTATGGTGTCAGCAACCTGTAGTCACTTTTCTCAAAGGGTGGAGACCCTGAAATAGAGTTCCTTAGTGCCTATTTTCCTATGCCACAGGCACTGGAGATATAGACATAATAAGACCTTTAAAGCCATAAAGTTGCTTTATGTGTTAGCAATGTATGTGTAACTGACTTGGGCACATAACACGACCCCACAGAGTCAACCAATTGTTCATCTCCTTTCTTTGCCTAACTCTATAACACACGTCCCGTGATGAAGTCAGTTCTGCCCAACTTCAGGTCTTACTCTTACCTCTGCCTTTCCTATGGATCCTCCTTGCTTGTGCATGGTCCTTAATTTCATTTCCTccatcttctccctttttttttttcaggaccaacgcttttattcttttcattccaGCTTGTCCAATAAAATCAAGTTAATAGATTCAGAATCAGGAAGATTGTCAGCCAATATTTGAATGAGCAATGACCAGTATGGGTTTTGATcattatgatattttatgtgtatCTGTGATATGCCCATACTGGCCCCTTGACAGCCTAAAAAGTAATTCATTCAGCTCCTGTGTCCATCAAATAATGAGTACAACATGGATGACGTATATCCGCACCCCACGTCACCTCATCACTGTCTCTGCCCCTTGAGGTGGAGATGGTGGATGCCATAGAGGTCGAGTGTCAGGAGAGAAACAAGAGGGATTGAAGAATGGGTGGGAGGTGGCACACTTCCTAGAAACAAAAATCATGTTCAATGAACTGATTAGTCTTTACAAGACCATCCAGGTGTTCTCTCGATCtctaaaatttgcttttatattGCATTTCTAGTTTACAATGGTGATTGCCAGTTTatctttaataattatatttggGTGCTTAAGAGagaattttggttttcttttcttttgtcaatTTGAAAATCTCTAGGATGGGCATTAATATTTTGTAGGCCCCCAGATCCTGCTCACTTTACTTGACTTGATGACTTGTGATATTTAGAGATGTGGGCAAACTTGGTTTGAACATTATTTGATACTAAATACAaggctatttctatttttaaacagtGTGGAGGATGCTGGGCCTTCAGCGTGGTGAGTGCTGTGGAATCTGCATATGCAATAAAAGGGAAGCCTCTGGAAGACCTAAGTGTACAGCAGGTCATTGACTGTTCATATAATAATTACGGCTGCCGGGGAGGTTCCACTCTCAATGCTTTGAACTGGTTGAATAAGGTGACTAGTCTCTCAGCCTTTaaactcttggtttcctctttcatttatctCACATGCGTTCAGAATTTAATCAGTTTACTCTCACATACCAaggaatgtttttaaatttagatgACCAAAGCCTGAATGAatcaaaaggtttaaaaatgaaTGGCTTTCAGGCAAGTCAGCTATTGAAAGATCAAAGTGTGAAAAATCTTGCCTggatttgttttcagaaatatatgtatgtttctTTCTTAGCATTTCTTAATaggtaaatgctttttttttttttttcatagatacaGATCACATAATGTCCCAGAAAGATGAGAGCATGTGATTACTTATTTCCGTAGGATTTTTGAATATTGCAATTATAAGGGAGAATAGAAAGTCAGCACATTTAGTAACTCCTTACGTAGGTGAATAAATGAGACCTGAGGGGTGAGGTCGTGTTGCCAAATCAGGAGCTGAGCCAGGACTGTGTCTTAAGTCTTCTGCCTCTCACCGGAGGGCTTTATGCAATACACCACCATGTCCTCTGTTTCTTAGAAGACTCTGAGGTTGTCCTGTATCCAGGACCAACTGCATGAAGCCAACCAATGAGGATGTTGCTATGTTTTGTTAAAGTTGTTAAGCTGGAATTTCCCAAACTGGAATAGCCTTTCCTTGTTCACTTGCCATATTTTGAGTTACTACATGCCAGAAACTTCTCTGTGCACGTCAGGGGCAACAGTGAATTGTGGGTCCCTTGGCTTCTATAAGCCCAGAATCAGAAAAGGAGGCTTGTCTATCGACAACTAAAAAATATGTGACATATGCTAGATGTATGGCACAGAGAGACGTGGGAGGAAAGAGTGCTTGATCTGGCCATCGCTTATGCTGCATGAGTCTCAAAGACTTGCTGACAGAACCAGAAGCTCTGGAAGGAAAATGAGTTGCCCCATTGCAACCTCAGGAGAAAAGACGGTAAGACTATGATCAAATGGAAGGAGGTTCTAAGGaaggaaaatagaggaaaaacaaGAGTAAAAGAGAAAGATACTGAGTTTAGTTACTTAGCATGTCCATAACAAACACCTGAAGATTGAAATTAAGATCTTAATAACCTAAAGAACATCCACATGATGAGGATGTGGCCAAGTTGAACCTTATTTGGACACATTGTAGTAAGTTCTATTTGATTTCTAAAACAACTgcattttaaatagagaacacTTTGGatgattgttttcttttagacGCAAGTAAAACTGGTGAGAGATTCAGAGTACCCATTTAAAGCACAGAATGGTCTGTGCCATTACTTTTCTGATTCGCAGTCTGGATTCTCCATCAAAGGTTATTCTGCATATGACTTCAGGTAATTGTCTTACTctattgtgtctctctctgtatttcttaaTCTCTGATATGTTGACTCTTCGGAATTAATAACTGGATTGAAGGCATCACTGCATACTTGTAATTGTCTTAAGACCTACTTTTTGCTAGAGAGACTAATGGAGAGCTATCTATGGatgttgtttcttaaatatgatctacttatttttccatttgtgtttatAATAGAATAAACACATGTAAATCCAgtttaaggtataatttatacTTACCACCTTCCTTTTAACTAATTGAGTTGTAATAAttgtcatttgtatattttagtcTCACTGTTGAATTGATCCAAAATTTCTTTGTATAGACTCTCCAGTTAATATCAAGCAGCCCGCTTACCAAGAAGTACTTTTTTTAACACGCTTGCATTTTTTTAAGGCATCAACTATAAGGAAAGCATAAACTGAAACTTTCGTGTTAGAAGCAAGTAAGAGGATATTAATGGAGGTGGGTTATGTGGTACACACTACGGGCATGATGGGCATGCAAGGTTAGATAAGGACAGGCTGAGGAAAGGGACTTGTGTTGGAAGTTGAAGGGCACGATGACTTCGGATAGGTTCAGGTGCaaacagtcatttaaaaaatgctttaaaaatgcatggaaaGCTAAAAGCCAGCTAGGAAACCATTGTGACCATTTGATATAGTGCAAAATAGGTGTTCAGTCATAATAGGACAACAGAAGATTCCAATAactccttttttcatttaaaaaaaatataaagggatCTTTGCACAGTCTTTTgaaacagagaaagcagaaagcaaattATATTCAGCTGAGGTGACAGACCACCCTAAAACATACTGATACTGAATATAAAAGAATCTCTTGATCCAGATGGTGCCAACCCATGAGATCTGAAGGAAATCAAGGGTGAAATTAGATGATTGAACAAAATGGAACCCGTCTAAATAAGCATACGTGTATCAGAAGCCTGCAGATTGCCAGCACAGCCTCTGTCTACAACAAGGGCTCTCGGGGTGACCCTAGGAACCACACACCAGAGAGCCTTGATTCCACAGATGGCAGGCCTACACAGAATCTGTAATAGAATGTGCGGAGTCACTGAGTGCATTCTTCCACACCTTTCTTGAGggaaacacattttcaaaaatgaggAAGTGTGTCTCTATAAGCCGTCAGTTCCTTGCGAGTATAAGTGACATGTGAACAAGAAGGACTCGATTCTCAAAatgtcacttaaaaaattaaaaaaaacacacacaaaatgtcaCTTAAAATCTTCAGGGAATTCCTCATCATGagtagcaaaatgaaaaaaaaaaaaaaatgagacacaaaAGAAGAGTAGGCGTGAGTCTGAAttagacagagggagggagagagagagaatgtaaaaGTTACTGGCATTGGACCTGAAGCATGATTTATCTAACCCTTTGGTTAAGAAGAAAGAGGTCCctataaaaaaaaacctctatgtTTACACTGAACATAAACATTCTGATAATACAATACTAATTGTGTTAGACTCCGCAAGAAGATCTTTCATtgatttgctcattcatttaaatatgtgTTGAACAGTGTTTCAGGTTCTGGGGGGactcagcagtgaacaaaacagacaaaaaaccctGACTGTATTTTAGTGATAGAGACAggcaataaagaaaacaaataaaaatatgtacagaatGTTAGATGTAATCATTTCTACAGAGAATTAAGTAAAacagtgggaggaagaggaaacatTAGGGGAGTATACAGTCTTAAAAAGgttggcagggtggggggctccTTGAGAAGATGACTTTTGAACAAACACCTGGAGAAGTGAGGGAATGTAACCATGTAGACATCTGGGGAAGGATTGTTCCAAGCAGAAGGAGCCCtaagtgcaaaggctctgagacaGAAACATGTATAGCATATTTAAAGAACGATGAGGAAGCCAATGGGACTCTAGTCCCAAGATGGACAAGACTAGTAGGAGATGAGGTAAAAAAGGTTATCGGGTAATAACCTTGGAGCAGTGTTAGAAGAATGGTCTTAGACGTGAGACATCAGAGGTTAATACCCCTCCTAGAATATAAAGTCCCACAGAATATATTGAAGGATATTATGGAtgagatgaaagaaaagagagtCAAGGATGATGAGTCCAGACTTTTTGGCCTGAACAACTGAAAGAATGGAATGAACTCTTACCTGAGGCATGAAAGTCTGAGACAGGAACAGATTCAGGAAGGAATATCATGATCAAGCAGTGATCCCTGGAAACACTGTAGGGAAATAGGGAAATGAGACTGAACAGGGAAAGCAGGGTTTTCTTATTAAGCAACTTAGTACCGAAGATACTGATCCTACTGGGGAGCTCTTGGGGCCAAGGTAAAATAGGCATTTTAGAGTTATCTCATCCAAATTGATGTTTACTACCTTCCATGTCCGTTGAGGGTGCTGCTAAGGTAGAGGTGTGGGGTGAGCTTGATTTCCTGGCTCTTTAAGAGAGAAGGGCCTCAGGCAAAGCGCTTAGGGGTTCCTTGTTGGAAGCCTGGCTGATTGCACCACCATGGTAAGGGCCAGAGGATGTGGGAAGATTTTCCACAAGCAACTGCTGTAATCAGGCCCTGGACCAGGCCCCTGACACATCTGAGGTTCCTGAGACTCAGGgagggtcacagagctagtaaacTAGGGCCATATTAAGCATATGGAAAAAGATTTGATAATATATCCATTATCAACAATATGTATTTTGATAGTACAGTTGGCCTTCAAATGACATGAGTTTGAACTGTACATTCCACTTATAAGTGGGGTTTTTTCTAAGAAGTACAGTGcagtattttctcttccatatgaTTTTCACAATAActttttccctaaattttttgTAGGAATACAGTATTaagtacatataacatacaaaagaTGGGTTAATGGACTGCTTATGTTATCAGTCAGTCTTttggtcaacagtagactatgaagttttggggaagtcaaaagttacttgcggattttcaactgtgtgggggtTCGGCACCGCTAACCCCCAGCTCGGTGGTCAATTGTAATTCTATATTGGGCTAATAatggaaataatggaaataaaataaagtatatatatatatatatatattttaaagattttatttatttgagaaagagagaatgagagacagagagcatgagagggaagagggcagagggagaagcagaccccctgctgagcagggagcctgatgtgggactcgatcccaggactccaggatcatgacctgagccgaaggcagtcacttagccaactgagccacccaggcgcccaaaataaagtatattttaactTGCTAAAAGCCAACATCTTTCTGAAACACAAGAGATGACAACGCTAGTCAGTTCTGGGGCTAAATGGAATGTTTGCCCGCTGGTCTGGTCTGTGGCATGTCCTCCTATTTCATACTTTCCAATATCTTTGATATCTTTCTTTAGTCCTGCCTCAAAGCAGAGACTACTACTCAGTTGTTTCTTTGATCTTACAATGTTAATTACCCTTTgcattctaaaaaaatatttttccttcttgatctttctcTTTCCATCATGCTGTCCCTGTCCCTGGACCTTTGATGTCATATATTTACAGTATATCTTTTGTCATCTTACAAAGGTAGAAACACCTGTATCACTCTTTTACAGAGATAATCCTATTTGTCATATTTGGataacaaaatattcaaaaattagaatacagtaaaatatacattatacacAAAAACTTATGCTGGACAAAATTGGTTTATTAGGTaatttagaaatgaggaaaggaaGCTACTTCTTTTAAATGCAGAGTGTAATTTATGTTAGGCATGCTATAAAATTTATACCTGTGATTTTCTCCTAATATGTTGATTTTGCGATGTGGGTGACTTCAGTCACTTGCTGGAGTCACTGGACTCCAGTATGGCTGGAATGACTCTAGTCTATAGCTGTTGTTTGAATCCAGCTATGCAGAACTTCAAAGCCTATACCCCACCATGATGCCTTATAGGAATTTTGTAATTTTGCCTCTCTCGGGATAATCTTAATGAATACAAGTTATTATTATAGTAGGAAAATTAGAATTGACTGCTTATAGATTTCCAAAAAAGATCTTCACGTTAACAGGTAATATGAATAAATGTTTAGAATGAATATGTAGTTTCTATCTCAATAAAGTCTCTTATGCACTCAattttttccccatctgtggACAAAATATCCTCTTGATAGAAACTGACCCCCAGCAGGTTATGATGATAGATTATTTACTCTTTGGAGCTACTCATCTACCCATGGTTTGCTGCAGCAATAAACTACCAAATACTAACTTAATGGCTTGAAATATCAGTAACTTGGTTTCAGTGTCCTTCACTCATAAGGTTGACCTTTAAAAGGGTAAATAATGGTTTAATCACATACTTCCAAGATCGATGATGGCCGAATGTTGTGTAACATTAGACTTTATCAGTAGGTGACCATGTGTGAGAGCAATAACTGGGTCTTTCACAGACTTTGCAATCTTTTCCTAGTTCCCCTGGCATCTTAACGTTGCTTCTGTTGTATAATGACATTTGCCACTTTTGTGTAACCTTTCCCTCTGATTTCCTCACTTGGCATTCATTCACATAAGTTTGTCAGTCTCTTGATTCTCACATAATATGGCAGAGATATATCTCCATGCATTCAGTCTTCTCACTTTCCTTATTGAAAGAATCCCCCTATTATAGCTGGATACTTTGCCAGCCAGCTACAAAACTCCATTTCCTATCTTCCTTGAAGCTAAACATAGCCTCGTAACTGAGTGCTAGCCTGTGAGATCCATATAGACATATGCACAGCATGTGTGTTACTTTTGAGAAGTCTTTTCAACAGGAATATAgcacttctttcttctttctgcagTCTGAAATATGTCTTAAATGGTGAGAGCTCCAGCAGCCACCTTGGACCATTAATTGACCTTGGCAGTGGAAACCTCACATGGTAGAGAAAGAATATAGAAAGATTCTGATTTCCTGATATCTTGGAGCCCCACAGCAGTCCTAGACTGCTCAGTCTCTCAGACTTCTAGTTTCCATCTTTAAGGTCTTCTGTAGTTGCAAGCAAACCTACTCCTAACCATACATAGATTAAAtaggttatttttataaaatatctctACCTTAAAAACAACTCCTTAACCATATATTTCCTCTTTCGGCAGTGACCAAGAAGATGAAATGGCAGAAGCACTTCTTACCTTTGGCCCTTTGGTAGTGGTAGTAGATGCAGTGAGCTGGCAAGACTATTTGGGAGGAATAATACAGCACCATTGCTCTAGTGGAGAAGCAAATCATGCAGTTCTCATAACTGGGTTTGATAAAATAGGTAAGTGCTGATAAGACTTGATTGCTTGCTTTCCAGCTTGAACTCTGACTGACAAATGATCACCATCCATTAAAATGCTGAAATTTGGTCCTTCCATGTCTAAGTCCTCCTAAGACTTTTACAACTTTTCAGTAGACTTCCAGGTATAAATACCCTGTCATGGTCCCCCCAATCAATTTTGAGGACAGCCTTGTTAAAATCATGATAATTCTTGGTTTAAATAATGTGCATTCTCTACCTGGAACGTTTAGAATAATTGTTGGGGGAAAAGAAGTGCTTGTTACTTTATCATACAtatctaaaaattcttttttttttccttttcctaattcCCTGGaattgtgtgtatgttttcatttcatgcTACccaattcaaatatatatttttccattaattgGAGTGTGACACTAAGTGCAGCTCAAGTTTACTTAGCCAGTTTATGTTAGCATCACATTACACTTTTAATCTTTTGCTCAGAGCTGCTATACTCATCaagaattaaatttgaaataaacatgCATTCACAACAAAATCTGAATTTTTCAAGGTTTGTTACCATCTTATGTTTTGTAGGAAGTACTCCATATTGGATTGTGCGGAACTCATGGGGAAGTTCATGGGGAGTAGATGGCTATGCCCATGTTAAAATGGGAGGCAATATTTGTGGTGAGTCATGAATTCATGTTTAAAACTTCAGGCTAAATGTCTAGGAAGATACTtcgaaaatattaaaattataaacctgTATGCTTATAGTCTGCTTCCAATGTACTCAGACCATTTTTACAGtaataattttcattctttagccaattaataaaaataaaatagtgttccTTAAAGAGACACATTGCACATGTTCACATTTTGAAAGGGAAGAGGGCTTGCAGTGAAAACAAATATAATGTGCAAAATATGATTAGATAGAGTACTAATTTTACCAAAGTTAATTTCAAAAACCATATAAATACTCAACTTAGGAGGCTGAGATTCTCCAAAAACAtctccaaaatttatttatttcatttatttttttta
It encodes:
- the CTSO gene encoding cathepsin O isoform X3, translated to MELRALRPLWLLCCCFGGGVRSADPRATFTATEPRSRERQASAFRESLNRHQYLNSLFPRENSSAVYGINQFSYLFPEEFKAIYLRSKSSRLPRYPAEVQTSVPNVSLPLRFDWRDKRVVTQVRNQQTCGGCWAFSVTQVKLVRDSEYPFKAQNGLCHYFSDSQSGFSIKGYSAYDFSDQEDEMAEALLTFGPLVVVVDAVSWQDYLGGIIQHHCSSGEANHAVLITGFDKIGSTPYWIVRNSWGSSWGVDGYAHVKMGGNICGIADSVSAVFV
- the CTSO gene encoding cathepsin O isoform X2 → MELRALRPLWLLCCCFGGGVRSADPRATFTATEPRSRERQASAFRESLNRHQYLNSLFPRENSSAVYGINQFSYLFPEEFKAIYLRSKSSRLPRYPAEVQTSVPNVSLPLRFDWRDKRVVTQVRNQQTCGGCWAFSVVSAVESAYAIKGKPLEDLSVQQVIDCSYNNYGCRGGSTLNALNWLNKTQVKLVRDSEYPFKAQNGLCHYFSDSQSGFSIKGYSAYDFSDQEDEMAEALLTFGPLVVVVDAVSWQDYLGGIIQHHCSSGEANHAVLITGFDKIGIADSVSAVFV
- the CTSO gene encoding cathepsin O isoform X1, whose amino-acid sequence is MELRALRPLWLLCCCFGGGVRSADPRATFTATEPRSRERQASAFRESLNRHQYLNSLFPRENSSAVYGINQFSYLFPEEFKAIYLRSKSSRLPRYPAEVQTSVPNVSLPLRFDWRDKRVVTQVRNQQTCGGCWAFSVVSAVESAYAIKGKPLEDLSVQQVIDCSYNNYGCRGGSTLNALNWLNKTQVKLVRDSEYPFKAQNGLCHYFSDSQSGFSIKGYSAYDFSDQEDEMAEALLTFGPLVVVVDAVSWQDYLGGIIQHHCSSGEANHAVLITGFDKIGSTPYWIVRNSWGSSWGVDGYAHVKMGGNICGIADSVSAVFV